A single Thermosynechococcus vestitus BP-1 DNA region contains:
- a CDS encoding Tll0287-like domain-containing protein — MVRIFLMALLMASLWIQGSPAPLASANPEELGKVVTAIEQLDQMRIGLASTLEGGTSEPTLDTFKAVCAPVGKQAKEIAAANGWQVRQVALKYRNPNHAPRTALDVQALNQFDNNHHLQAFWQTDKEGVHYFRRIDVQASCLACHGAKNRRPAFIQEKYPSDRAYGFRVGDLRGMYAVTIPQIQQALQTSP; from the coding sequence ATGGTGCGCATCTTTCTCATGGCTCTCTTGATGGCATCCCTATGGATTCAGGGTTCCCCAGCCCCCTTGGCCAGTGCGAATCCTGAGGAACTGGGGAAAGTGGTTACGGCCATTGAACAGTTGGATCAAATGCGCATTGGCCTTGCCTCTACCCTAGAAGGGGGGACTAGCGAACCGACCCTTGACACCTTTAAGGCCGTCTGTGCCCCCGTGGGCAAGCAAGCCAAGGAAATTGCCGCTGCCAATGGCTGGCAAGTGCGTCAGGTGGCACTCAAGTACCGCAACCCCAACCATGCCCCGCGCACTGCACTGGATGTGCAAGCCCTCAATCAGTTTGATAACAACCACCACCTGCAAGCCTTTTGGCAAACCGATAAGGAAGGGGTGCACTACTTCCGTCGCATTGATGTCCAAGCCAGTTGTCTTGCCTGCCATGGGGCTAAAAATCGCCGTCCCGCCTTTATTCAGGAAAAATATCCCAGCGATCGCGCCTATGGCTTCCGTGTTGGCGATCTGCGGGGCATGTACGCTGTCACGATTCCCCAAATTCAGCAGGCCCTGCAAACCTCACCCTAA
- a CDS encoding NAD(P)/FAD-dependent oxidoreductase translates to MARVVVLGAGIGGLPTAYELKHRLGDRHEVILVSDVDRFTFIPGLVAVALGHNSLERLQVPLETVSRRHGLRWVQGKVQRLAPQEKKIYLPEQALDYDYLVIATGAELAVDLIPGLGIHSHSVCTPAHAVAAQRAWQEFLKEPRDLVVGAAPGASCFGPAYEFLFLAEHALRHHGLRDRVKITFITPEPYVGHLGIGGLANSDQLTRNLIEKRGIETITNAEITAIEPHRILLRDRPVIPFGYSMILPPFRGVPFVRASGLGNEKGFLPLLPTLQHPNYPEIYGVGISVHLPPLEVTPVPVGVPKTGQMTEEMAIAASHNIAVALGELVADPVVPTLDALCFADFGNTGIAYIAAPVIPEPPGENRRLACALQGLWVSWVKAAFERYFLLKMRWGLGVPWFEQWGLRLFFGLSLVRPLQPTVFPEQQPIMKV, encoded by the coding sequence ATGGCACGGGTAGTTGTCCTTGGCGCGGGCATTGGTGGATTGCCCACAGCCTACGAATTGAAACATCGTTTAGGCGATCGCCATGAAGTGATCTTGGTTTCTGATGTGGATCGCTTTACATTTATTCCCGGACTAGTAGCGGTTGCCCTCGGACACAATTCCCTCGAACGGCTGCAAGTGCCCCTCGAGACAGTGAGCCGGCGCCATGGGTTGAGGTGGGTGCAAGGCAAGGTTCAGCGGCTGGCTCCTCAGGAAAAGAAAATTTACTTGCCTGAACAAGCCCTTGACTACGACTATTTGGTGATTGCCACAGGGGCAGAACTCGCTGTTGATCTCATTCCCGGCCTTGGTATCCACAGCCATTCCGTGTGTACTCCCGCCCACGCAGTTGCCGCCCAGCGAGCATGGCAAGAATTCCTCAAAGAGCCAAGGGACTTAGTTGTGGGTGCTGCTCCCGGCGCCAGTTGCTTTGGGCCTGCCTATGAATTTCTCTTTTTGGCAGAGCACGCCCTGCGGCATCATGGGTTGCGCGATCGCGTCAAGATCACCTTCATTACCCCTGAACCCTACGTTGGCCACTTGGGGATTGGCGGCTTGGCCAACAGCGATCAACTCACCCGCAACCTGATAGAGAAACGGGGGATTGAAACAATCACCAATGCGGAGATCACTGCCATTGAGCCGCATCGAATCCTACTGCGGGATAGACCGGTGATTCCCTTTGGCTACAGCATGATTTTGCCGCCTTTTCGCGGAGTGCCCTTTGTGCGCGCCTCTGGCCTTGGCAATGAGAAGGGGTTTTTACCCTTGCTACCGACCCTACAGCATCCCAACTATCCTGAAATCTATGGGGTGGGCATCAGTGTTCACCTTCCACCTTTAGAAGTGACCCCTGTGCCTGTGGGAGTGCCCAAAACTGGTCAAATGACCGAGGAGATGGCGATCGCTGCGAGCCACAACATTGCCGTTGCCCTTGGGGAATTAGTGGCTGACCCTGTGGTACCGACACTGGATGCCCTATGTTTTGCTGACTTTGGCAATACCGGTATTGCCTATATTGCCGCTCCGGTCATTCCTGAACCCCCTGGGGAGAACCGCCGCTTGGCCTGCGCCCTTCAAGGATTGTGGGTCAGTTGGGTGAAGGCTGCCTTTGAACGCTACTTCCTACTGAAAATGCGGTGGGGATTGGGTGTCCCTTGGTTTGAACAGTGGGGACTGCGGCTATTCTTTGGTCTTTCCCTTGTGCGTCCCCTGCAACCCACGGTGTTTCCAGAGCAGCAACCTATCATGAAAGTTTGA
- a CDS encoding single-stranded DNA-binding protein: MNSCVLFAEVIQGPELRYTQENQMAVATMVVQFASLRSEEPPMSLRTVAWGNLGQKMHAECKVGDRLILEGRLKMDTIDRPEGFKEKRAELVVSRFYTVDGNIVDHPAQPAATVPVTPRVAPPPPEFEDISLDEVPF; this comes from the coding sequence ATGAATAGTTGCGTCCTCTTTGCGGAAGTCATCCAAGGCCCAGAACTACGCTACACCCAAGAAAATCAGATGGCGGTGGCGACAATGGTAGTGCAGTTTGCTAGCCTTCGCAGTGAAGAACCACCCATGAGCTTGCGAACAGTTGCTTGGGGTAACTTAGGACAAAAAATGCATGCAGAGTGCAAGGTGGGCGATCGCCTGATTTTAGAAGGTCGGCTAAAAATGGACACCATTGACCGCCCCGAGGGCTTCAAAGAAAAACGCGCCGAGCTAGTGGTGAGCCGTTTTTACACAGTTGACGGCAACATTGTGGATCACCCTGCCCAGCCCGCCGCCACCGTACCCGTGACACCTAGGGTGGCCCCCCCACCCCCCGAATTCGAGGATATTAGCTTGGACGAAGTGCCCTTCTAA